In Capsicum annuum cultivar UCD-10X-F1 chromosome 7, UCD10Xv1.1, whole genome shotgun sequence, one genomic interval encodes:
- the LOC107877780 gene encoding suppressor protein SRP40 yields MLEPKHKIRQLQNPSASSSAAAQLLTFKPRQVVLAESSKSNLLVAMAKKKEQQNVENNNKNKCVLQECILHYLHLNGFSKTLKYFLKESQIEGNNWKSCSLSLEDLYNKYLNSGADNDTISKGDKEPAQCENGTKGHNINSNDVDSQERVSKKKKKKRIEDNNIDVPDASHPENVDKSMKNGTTAQEDLADDKEDVPLKKQKEKKKKTEEKSESVDPIDTDNNDLAAETTKKDKKKKSKEESGATDSKDSKKRKRLASDENANQGVDGVGTAESKRKKTKGLEESKAVAEQGKSNALCTDNGHATSDSQEQNGEVIDEFNNSAKQKSSSKVLNGSAEPKTVNAFQRVKIDQVEFKDDRLKDNSYWAKDGADIGYGAKAQEVLGQVKGRDFRHEKTKKKRGSYRGGVIDLQSHSVKFNYSDEE; encoded by the exons ATGCTAGAACCCAAACACAAAATCAGGCAGCTGCAAAACCCTAGTGCCTCATCCTCAGCAGCAGCTCAGTTGCTAACCTTTAAGCCTAGGCAAGTAGTTCTAGCAGAGTcatcaaaatccaatcttcttgtTGCTATGGCTAAGAAGAAGGAGCAGCAGAATGTAgaaaataacaacaagaacaagtgTGTTTTACAAGAATGTATACTTCATTATCTTCACCTTAATGGTTTCTCCAAAACCCTCAAATACTTCCTCAAAGAATCTCAGATTGag GGGAACAATTGGAAGTCTTGCTCTCTTAGTTTGGAGGATTTATACAACAAGTATCTAAACAGCGG TGCTGATAATGATACAATATCTAAGGGCGACAAAGAGCCAG CACAATGTGAAAATGGTACAAAGGGACACAACATAAATAGCAATGATGTTGACTCTCAGGAAAGAGTtagcaagaaaaagaagaaaaagagaattgAAGACAATAATATCGATGTTCCAGATGCTTCTCATCCTGAAAATGTTGATAAATCCATGAAAAATGGTACTACTGCTCAAGAGGATTTAGCAGATGATAAG GAAGACGTACCCTTGAAGAagcagaaggagaagaagaagaaaactgaGGAGAAATCAGAAAGTGTAGACCCTATAGACACTGATAATAATGATCTTGCTGCAGAAACaactaaaaaggataaaaagaagaAGTCCAAGGAAGAGAGTGGAGCTACTGATTCTAAGGATTCCAAGAAGAGGAAAAGGTTAGCTTCGGATGAAAATGCAAATCAGGGAGTTGATGGAGTTGGAACTGCAGAATCTAAGCGCAAAAAGACTAAAGGCTTGGAAGAATCAAAGGCTGTAGCGGAACAAGGGAAATCAAATGCTCTGTGCACAGACAACGGACATGCCACAAGTGACAGTCAAGAGCAAAATGGTGAAGTTATTGATGAGTTCAACAATTCTGCTAAGCAGAAATCCTCAAGTAAAGTACTTAATGGATCAGCAGAG CCAAAAACTGTAAATGCCTTTCAAAGAGTGAAAATTGATCAGGTGGAGTTTAAAGATGATAGACTGAAAGATAATTCTTACTGGGCAAAG GATGGTGCAGATATTGGCTATGGTGCGAAGGCACAGGAAGTTTTGGGCCAGGTTAAAGGAAG GGATTTCCGACATGAGAAGACCAAGAAGAAGCGAGGCAGTTATAGAGGAGGGGTAATTGACTTGCAATCGCACTCTGTCAAGTTCAACTACTCAGATGAAGAGTAG